Proteins encoded by one window of Vitis vinifera cultivar Pinot Noir 40024 chromosome 10, ASM3070453v1:
- the LOC109123335 gene encoding wall-associated receptor kinase 1-like, with translation MRMLLQVLVSLHLITVIISLVTILQEAGASLTKPGCPEKCGNITIPYPFGMGKGCYLDRHFEITCNMSSNPPRPLLLQEVQLLQISDDSLRINDTAQRSCFNNQSGKADSSFVPYDRTHHFSYSHTHNKFIAIGCDIFAYITEHNSTTYETGCASLCPDNNITVGFSSSACTGIGCCRTDLQTDMTWFYLRIRSINMLTPAWNYEPCSLAFIAFLLGGPAASFTATSM, from the coding sequence ATGAGGATGCTTCTGCAAGTGCTAGTATCACTTCATCTCATCACAGTCATCATCTCCTTGGTAACCATACTACAGGAAGCAGGGGCATCTCTGACGAAGCCTGGCTGCCCAGAGAAATGTGGGAATATTACCATTCCATATCCATTTGGTATGGGGAAAGGCTGTTACCTGGATAGGCATTTCGAGATTACATGCAACATGTCCTCCAATCCCCCTCGTCCTCTTCTCCTCCAAGAAGTTCAACTTTTGCAGATATCAGACGACTCTCTGCGCATCAACGATACTGCTCAACGGAGCTGTTTTAACAACCAATCAGGGAAGGCTGATTCGTCATTTGTGCCATATGATAGAACTCATCATTTCAGTTACTCCCACACTCACAATAAGTTCATAGCCATCGGATGTGACATATTTGCTTATATCACAGAGCACAACAGTACAACATATGAAACCGGGTGTGCATCGCTTTGTCCAGACAATAACATCActgttggtttttcttcttctgcttGCACTGGCATTGGTTGCTGCAGGACTGATCTCCAAACGGATATGACGTGGTTTTATCTGCGGATTCGCAGCATCAACATGCTCACACCAGCCTGGAACTATGAACCATGTAGCCTTGCTTTCATTGCTTTCCTTCTTGGTGGCCCTGCTGCAAGCTTTACTGCCACGTCCAtgtga
- the LOC100267910 gene encoding putative wall-associated receptor kinase-like 11, giving the protein MFSKDINECEDPNKIFCHEIALCTNVPGSYSCTCPTSYHGDGKKQGTGCIRGKHKHLLALVFSLGAGISVVSLILIATGLRLYRGLKEREKKKIKQKFFKKNGGLLLQQQISSSKESVEKTKLYSVEELERATDGFNSSRVIGKGGLGTVYKGMLSDGSIVAIKKSNTVDEKQLDQFVNEVFILSQINHRHIVRLLGCCLETEVPLLVYEYVSNGTLFHHLHDEGHASTLSWKDRLRIGSEIAGALAYLHSYASIAICHRDIKSRNILLDENLRAVVSDFGLSRSIPLDKTHLTALVQGTFGYLDPDYFHSGQFTDKSDVYAFGVVLAELLTGEQAISSDRSEQGLANHFRSAMKQNRLFDILDNQVVNEGQKEEIFAVAKLTKRCLKLNGKKRPTMKQVDIDLQQLGRFQEQLPSQKTMIEEPSLQQHTCEDYSKQAETSHSYTFGAVTEEIVKDHEVLLS; this is encoded by the exons atgttttcaaaagaTATTAATGAGTGCGAGGacccaaacaaaattttttgCCACGAGATAGCTCTTTGCACTAACGTCCCTGGCAGTTACTCATGCACTTGTCCAACTAGTTACCATGGAGATGGAAAGAAACAAGGAACTGGGTGCATACGTGGCAAGCATAAACATTTGCTAGCACTGGTATTTTCTTTAG GTGCGGGGATTTCTGTTGTTTCCTTGATCCTAATTGCTACAGGCTTAAGGTTATACCGAGGACTtaaggaaagagagaaaaagaaaataaaacagaaGTTCTTCAAGAAGAATGGTGGTCTGCTATTGCAACAGCAAATTTCTTCAAGCAAAGAAAGTgtagaaaaaacaaaactctATTCGGTAGAAGAGTTGGAGAGAGCAACAGATGGCTTCAATTCGAGTCGAGTCATTGGTAAGGGAGGCCTTGGCACAGTATACAAAGGAATGTTGTCGGATGGAAGCATTGTAGCCATTAAGAAATCCAATACCGTTGATGAAAAGCAATTGGACCAGTTCGTTAACGAAGTTTTCATTCTTTCACAGATCAACCATAGGCACATAGTAAGATTGCTAGGTTGTTGTCTGGAGACTGAAGTACCTTTGCTGGTTTATGAATACGTCTCCAATGGCACCCTCTTCCACCATCTCCATGATGAGGGCCATGCATCTACATTATCTTGGAAAGACCGGCTGCGAATTGGGAGTGAAATTGCCGGAGCCCTGGCATATTTGCACTCATATGCTTCTATAGCCATCTGTCACAGGGATATCAAGTCTAGGAACATATTGTTGGATGAAAACCTCCGGGCAGTAGTTTCTGACTTTGGACTTTCAAGATCAATACCCCTTGACAAAACTCACTTAACTGCATTAGTACAAGGGACATTTGGTTACTTAGATCCTGATTATTTTCATTCAGGTCAATTTACAGATAAAAGTGATGTGTATGCCTTCGGCGTAGTCCTTGCTGAACTTCTGACAGGAGAGCAAGCCATTTCCTCGGATAGATCTGAACAAGGTCTAGCAAATCATTTTAGATCAGCAATGAAACAAAATCGTCTGTTTGATATTCTTGATAACCAAGTTGTAAATGAAGGACAGAAGGAGGAGATTTTCGCCGTTGCTAAGCTTACTAAGAGATGCCTAAAGTTGAATGGGAAAAAAAGGCCAACCATGAAACAAGTTGATATAGACCTCCAACAATTGGGCAGATTTCAGGAGCAGTTGCCTTCTCAGAAGACAATGATTGAAGAGCCTTCGTTGCAGCAGCATACATGCGAGGACTACAGCAAACAAGCTGAAACATCCCATTCGTACACATTTGGTGCAGTTACAGAAGAAATAGTCAAAGACCATGAGGTCTTGCTCTCCTAA